CCGAACTCGCCGCCGCCCTCAAGGCCGCCGTCGAGGCGGCCGGGCTCAAGGGGAAGGTCCGCGTCGTGCGCGCGGGCTGCCTCGGCCTCTGCGCGCAGGGGCCCAACGTCTTCCTCTATCCCGAAGGGACGCACTGCGCGGGGGTCGGCCTCGCCGACGTGCCCGAGCTCGTGCGCCGGCTCGGCGAAGGCCTGTGACGCTGCCCGAGGGCCGCTTCCGCATCCGGATGTCGGAGCGCTGCTGGCGCTTCGCCCCCGACACGCTCCCCGCGCACGCGCCCAAGCGCCCCGGGGTCTACGAGCTCATCGACGCGAACAAGGGCTCCGAAGTCCTCTACGTCGGCCTCGCCTGCCCCGAGACCCTCTACGCGCGGCTCGCCGCCCACGCCATGGGCAAGATCCGCCCCACCTTCGACGAGCTCGTCCGCGCCCGCGGAGAGGTCTTC
The sequence above is drawn from the Elusimicrobiota bacterium genome and encodes:
- a CDS encoding (2Fe-2S) ferredoxin domain-containing protein, which translates into the protein MKSSPIPFRRAAFVCTQTREDGRTSCANPGRAGAELAAALKAAVEAAGLKGKVRVVRAGCLGLCAQGPNVFLYPEGTHCAGVGLADVPELVRRLGEGL